TCCCCGCGGCAAAATCGGTCGCGCGCGATCGCCGCAGCGGCGTGTTCCGCTGGCTGTTCGGCCTGTTTTCGCGGCGTCGGAAAGTCGCGACGCAGACTCCCCCGATCCACACCGACTGGCTCCTTGATGACGAGACCGACAGCCGGATCGAGACGGCTGCGCCGACGCACGGCGCCTATCGGGACGCGGATCCTGTGGATGAAAACGATCTCTTAGCCGATCCGGGACTTTCGCCCGCGTCGGTCAGATCGCAGCCGCACCCGGCGCGCAGCGCGCAAAGCGGCGACGGCTGGCTCGTCGCCCGGCAGCTCCGCAAGAATTATAAAGGCCGCCAAGTCATCAATGACGTCAGCCTCATGGTTCATCGCGGCGAGGCGATTGCGCTGCTCGGCCCTAATGGCGCCGGCAAGACGACCTTGTTTTACATGATCACCGGGCTGGTCAGACCGGATGGCGGTACGATCACGCTCGACGATTATGACGTCACCAGCCTGCCGATGTATCGGCGCGCCCGGCTCGGCATCGGTTATCTGCCGCAAGAGCCGTCGATTTTCCGTGGTCTCAATGTCGAAGACAATATTCGCGCGGTGCTGGAAATCACCCAGCACGACCGCCGCAAGCGGGCGCAGGAGCTCGAAGCTCTGCTCGACGAATTCAACATTGGACGGCTCAGGAAATCCATGGCGATCGCCCTGTCCGGCGGCGAAAGGCGGCGCCTCGAGATCGCCCGTGCGCTTGCCGGCCATCCATCCTTCATGCTGCTCGACGAGCCTTTCGCGGGTGTCGACCCCTTGGCCGTGGCCGATATCCAAGATCTCGTGCATCATTTGAAGGAGCGCGGCATCGGCGTGCTCATCACCGACCATAATGTGCGCGAGACATTGGGGCTCGTCGATCGCGCCTACATCATGCATTCGGGACAATTGCTCACCGAAGGCACGCCGGACGAAATCGTCAATGATCCCGAGGTCCGCCGACTCTATCTCGGCGCGGATTTCCGGCTTTAGAGCCGTCCTGGCTCACATGAAATTCTGCGGATCGACGTCGACCATGACGCGCACGCCGCCGCGCTCGGGTGGCGCGGTGCCCAGCATGGCGCGCAGAAAGCCTTGCAGATCGGCATTGCGCGGCGCCCGCACGAGAAGCCGGAACCGATGTCGCCCGCGAATGACGGCGATCGGCGCTTCCGCCGGGCCGAGCACGGTGATTTCATCGTCGCTCGGCAATCCGCCGAGCGCGGCGAGCTTCCATTTGTTGTTGGGCGGCAGAGAGAAGGCCGCTTTGACCAGCGCGCGGGCATGGGCTTCCGCTAAGGCACGGTCCTGGCCCGATATGATCAGCGCGGCGAGCCGGCCGAAAGGCGGCAGCCCGGCGCGGCGCCGCTGTTCCGTCTCTTCGCTATAGAATTTCTCGGCATCGCCAGAGAGAATCGCGCGAATAACGGGATGATCTGGTTGCCAGCTCTGCACGAAGGCGCGACCGGCACGGCCGAAACGTCCGGCGCGGCCTGTCACCTGCTGCAGCAATTGAAAGGTCCGTTCGGCGGCGCGCGGATCGCCGCTCGACAGGCTGACATCGGCATCGATCACGCCGACGAGCGAGAGCAGCGGAAAATTATGTCCCTTGGCGACGAGTTGGGTGCCGATGATGATGTCGCAGGCGCCTTCCGCTATGGCGTCGAGTTCGCGCCGCAGCCGTTCTGTCCCGCCCGGAAAATCCGAGGACAGCATTAGGCAGCGTGCATCCGGCCAGAGTGTCGCGACCTCTTCCGCCAGCCTTTCGACACCGGGGCCGCAGGCTGTGAGCTCGGGCTCGCCACATTCCGGGCAATGCTCCGGGCGCTTTTCGATATGGCCGCAATGATGGCAGACGAGCGCGCGGCGAAAGCGATGCTCGACGAGCCAGGCGGTGCAGTTTGGACATTGGAAACGATGGCCGCAGGCGCGGCAGAGTGTGAGGGGCGCATAGCCGCGGCGGTTCAGGTAGAGCAGCGCCTGCTCGCCCGCTGCCATTGTTTCGTTCATCGCGGTGACGAGGCGTGGCGCGATCCATTTTCCGCGCGGTGCCGCTTCGCGCTTTAAATCAATCGCCATGATGGCCGGCAGCGCATTGCCGCCATAGCGGGCGCGGAGCTTCAGATGCGCGTAGCGGCCTTGGTCGGCATTGACGCGCGATTCGATCGAGGGTGTTGCCGAGGCGAGCACGACTGCGGCATTTTCGATGCGGCCGCGCACCACAGCCATGTCGCGGGCATGATAGGCGACACCGTCATCCTGCTTATAGGCAGCTTCATGTTCCTCATCGACGATGATGACGGCAAGATCGGCAAAGGGCAGAAACAAGGCCGAGCGCGCGCCGGCGACAACCTTGACCTCGCTGCTTGCAAGGCCAGACCAGATCCGGGCGCGTTTGCGCGGGCTGACGGAAGAATGCCATTCCGCCGGGCGGGTGCCGAAACGCGCCGTGAAACGGTTGAGGAATTGCGCGGTCAACGCAATTTCCGGCATCAGGATCAAGGCTTGCCGGCCTTCGCGCAAGGCGGTCGCCACCGCTTCGAAGTAGACTTCCGTCTTGCCCGAGCCTGTCACGCCTTCGAGAAGTGTGACCGAGAAGGTGCGCGCGGCGACGGAAGCCGTGAGCGCCATGGCGGCTTCGGCTTGATCGGCTTCGAGTGCCGGCGGCGCAAAATCGGCATCGCAAGGAAAGGCGGCGGGCTCAGGCGGTAAAGCGACGGCTTCGAGTGTGCCGTCATCGACCAGAGTATCGATAACGCCGGACGAACATGCGGCGGCTTCGGCGAGCGCTGACTTTTGAAAGGCAAGGCCGCCTTCGAGCGCCGCGAGGACGCGCGTCCGTGCCGGAGTCATTCTGGTTGGCGCCGGTCCGGCGCGGCGTATTCCGATCCGGGGTTGCTCTGCCGCGACCGTAAACGGTGCCCGCATGCTCATGCGTAAAACCATGCCGCGCGGCGCCAAGGTCCAGCGCGCCACCCAGTCGATAAAGCTTCGGAGATTCGCGCCGAGCGCAGCGCTGTCGCAACGCGAGATGATCGATTTGAGATTGCCGCCGTCACCGGGTCGCACGTCCCAGACGGCGCCGATCACTTGCCGCGTGCCGAGCGGCACCTCGACGAAATCGCCGGGCGCGAGCGTGCGATCGGCCGGGATGCGATAGCTATAGGCCTGGTCGACCGCGACCGGCACGAGCACATCGGCGATGCCGCCCCCGCCGCCGGTATGCTTCGCATTTCCATTGCTGGGCATGACTCAAGTAGTGCATTTCCTCAGCGAGGGGAAGTTGCGGCCGCCGATTCCCGCACGCAATCGTAAGCGGCAAGTGCTCGTCGGAGCAACCGCTCTGCTAGACCGCGTTGACATTTAGGATTCCGGCTTGCGGGGAAATCTGATTCAAGCTCCTTTTCGGGGAGCGTCGGATGTCGTCGGTTCGGTTGATGTTGAAAGACCACCAGTGGGAGCGGATGCAGCCGCATCTGCCTGGCAAGCGGAGTGATCCCGGCAGGACCGGCGCGAACAATCGGTTGTTTGTGGAGGCGATCCTGTGGCTCGCCAGAACGGGCGTCCCCTGGCGCGATCTGCCGGATTGCTTTGGCAATTGGAACAGTGTGTTCATCCGCTTTTCCCGCTGGTCCAAAGACGGCGTGTGGGATCGGCTATTTACGGCAATGGCCGATGATCCGGACTTCGAATACATCATGATCGACTCCACCATCGTCCGGGCGCACCAGCATGCGGCGGGCAAAAAAGGGGGCCTGAAGCTCGCGCGATCGGCCGTTCGCGGGGTGGCTTGACCACAAAAATCCATGCCGTCGTCGACGCGCTGGGTAACCCGTTGCGGTTTATTCTCACGCCTGGGCAGGCCAGCGATATCACCCAGGCCGAAGCTCTGATCGAAGGTCTGCCTGCCGAGCATGTCCTTGGCGACAAGGGCTACGATGCAAAATCGCTGCGTGATGCCATCACCGAACAAGGCGCCGTCGCGGTGATCCCGCCCAGAACAACATCGCCCCAGGTCCATTGTGACTTCGCGCTCTATTGCGAGCGCAATCTGGTCGAGCGCTTCTTCCTGAAACTCAAGCATTTCAGGCGCATCGCGACACGCTACGAACAAACGCCGCGAGCATTCCTCTCCATGCTATCCATCGTCGGCGCATTCATCTGGACACGCTGAATGTCAACGCGCTCTAGCTGATAGCCCCGTGACAATGTTTATATTTCTTGCCGGAGCCGCAAGGGCAGGGCTCGTTGCGGCCGACTTTTCCCCAGGTCGTCGGATCTTGCGGCTGGCGCGTGGTTGCTGCCGGTGCGTCGGGCGCCATGAACGGCACCGCCGCGAAGCCCTGCCCGAAAGCTTGGCTGTTGAATTCCTGCGCCAGCCCGGCCATCGCCTCGGCGGGCGGATGCAGCGCCTCGAATTGCCCAGCCTGTAGAGGCGGCGGCGGTTCGCCTTGGTCATAGGCGATTTCGAGATGACTCAATTGCTCGGTCGTCTGCTCGCGCAGATCTTTGATCAATTCGTTGAAGAGCTCGAAGGCCTCGGATTTATATTCGTTCAGTGGATCGAGCTGGGCCATGCCGCGCCAGCCGATGACTTGGCGCAAATGATCGAGTGTCACGAGATGTTCGCGCCACAAATGGTCGAGCGATTGCAAAACGACCTGCTTCTCGATGTAGCGCATGACTTCGGCGCCATTCTTTTCGATCTGCGCGGCATAGCCTTCGTCGACGGCGTGCAGCACGCGCTCATGCAGCGCTTCGTCGGTGATGCCCTCTTCCTTTGCCCATTCGTCGAAAGGCAGGGTGAGATTGAACAGCCTCTCGCAACCCTGCGTCAGGCCCTCGACATCCCAGGCTTCCGGATAGGCCTCATGCGGCGCGCCGCGCGCGATGAAATCTTCGACCACGTCATGGCGCATGTCGGTGACCATGTCTTCGAGCGATTCCTCCGCCATCATTTCGCGGCGTTGCTCGAACACGACCTTGCGCTGGTCGTTCATCACATTGTCATATTTGAGAATGTTCTTGCGGGTGTCGAAATTGCGCGCTTCGACCTTCTGCTGTGCCTTTTCCAGCGCCTTATTGATCCAGGGATGGACGATCGCCTCGCCCTCTTGAAGGCCGAGTTTGACGAGCATCGAATCCATCCGCTCGGACCCGAAGATCCGCATCAGATCGTCTTTCAGCGACAGGAAGAATTTCGATCGGCCCGGATCGCCTTGGCGGCCGGAGCGGCCGCGCAGCTGATTGTCGATACGCCGACTCTCATGTCGTTCGGTGCCGATGATATAGAGCCCGCCGGCGGCGATGGCGCGTTGCCGGAAGGCGGCGATCTCGGTCCGGATCTTGGCCTCCAAGGCCTCGCGTTCCGAACCTTCGGGCAGGTTGGCGCATTCCTGCGCAACGCGCATTTCAACATTGCCGCCGAGCTGAATATCGGTGCCGCGGCCGGCCATATTGGTCGCGACCGTGATCGCGCCGGGGACGCCGGCTTCAGCGACAATATAGGCCTCCTGCTCATGGAAGCGCGCATTGAGCACGGCGAAAAGTTTCGATGGTTTGCCGGAGCGCGCCGACACATAGAGCTTTTGCAGCGCCGCAGGCTCGGTAAAATCGATCTGGCGATAGCCCTTGTCGATCAGAAATTCGGCCAGCTGTTCGGATTTCTCGATCGAGGTCGTGCCGACGAGCATCGGCTGCATCTGCGCATTCGCCGCTTCGATCTCCTTGACGATGGCGGCGAGCTTTTCCTCGTTGGTGCGATAGACTTCATCGTCTTCGTCGAGACGGCGCACCGGCAGATTGGTCGGAATCTCGACGACATCGAGATTGTAGATTTCGGCGAATTCATCCGCTTCCGTCGAGGCCGTGCCGGTCATGCCGGCGAGCTTCTTATAGAGACGAAAATAATTCTGGAACGTGATCGAGGCGAGCGTCACGTTCTCGGGTTGAACCGTGACATGTTCCTTGGCTTCGAGCGCCTGATGCAATCCTTCCGAATAGCGCCGGCCGGGCATCATGCGGCCGGTAAATTCGTCGATGATCACGACCTCGTCGTCGCGGACGATATAATCCTTGTCGCGCTGGAATAATTTATGGGCGCGCAATGCCTGATTGACGTGATGGACGATGGTGACATTGATCGCATCATAGAGCGAGCCTTCATCGAGAAGGCCGGCCGCGGCGAGCAATTCCTCGATATGCTCATTGCCCGCCTCGGTGAGATTGACGGAGCGCTGCTTTTCGTCGACCTCGTAGTCATTCTCCCGCAGGTGCGGGATGATCTTGTTGATCGAATTATAGAGATCGGACCTGTCGTCGGACGGACCGGAAATGATGAGCGGGGTGCGCGCTTCGTCGACCAGGATCGAGTCGACTTCGTCGACGATCGCAAAGGCATGGCCGCGCTGCACCATTTGGCCGAGCTCATATTTCATATTGTCGCGCAGATAGTCGAAGCCGAACTCATTGTTGGTGCCGTAGGTGATATCGGCGGCATAGGCCTCGTGCCGCTCGTTGTCGTCCTTGCCGTGAACGATCGTGCCGAAACTCAAGCCAAGGAAATTGTAGACACGGCCCATCCATTCGGCATCGCGGCTGGCGAGATAATCATTCACCGTGATGACATGCACGCCCTTGCCGGCAAGCGCATTGAGATAGGCGGCGAGTGTCGCGACGAGCGTCTTGCCTTCACCTGTCCGCATCTCTGCGATAGCGCCTTCGTGCAAGACCATGCCGCCGATGAGCTGGACATCGAAATGGCGCTGGCCGAGAACGCGCTTGGCGGCTTCGCGGACGGTGGCGAATGCGGGCACGAGCAGATCGTCGAGCGTCTGGCCCGCCGCCAGCGCGGCACGGAATTCGTCCGTTTTAGCGCGGAGTTCCGCGTCGGTCAGCTTTTGCGTCTCGGGTTCGAGTGCATTGATGGCAGCGACCTTCGGCCGGTAGGTCTTCAGCCGCCTGTCGTTGGACGAACCGAAAATTTTCTTGGCGATGGTGCCGAACATTCAAAAAGCCTTTCTCGTCCCGTCGCCGCAGCACGGCAAAATGCACGTCGACATCATGCTCGGCCAAATTCCAGAACGCGCGGAAAGATGGCTGAGAGCCACCCGCCCCTCGCGCCGCGGCAAGTCTTTCGGCTCCGCTTGCGATTGCGAAACTTTTGACCTTGCGCCGCGCCGGGTTCCCGAAGGGAACAATCTGACCGTGACACCCCGTCTCGGCGCCTGCGACTGTCGATGCTGTCGCTGGGTTTCTGGAGCCTTGCGGTGACACTCTGACGAAATGATCCGCCTGAAGAAGTAAGTTTCTGAAGCATGTTCTGGACGAGCTAACGGGCCGCGCCGAAGCCGACATTCGTTAACTCTTTCTAGTCGGGGCCGATTTGCGCCGAATGACATCGGTCTCAGGATGATTTGCGGCGTCATATAAGCCAAAATCGACGCTCGGTCTGGAGGAGAGATAAGAGGGGGGGTGACTCTTGTCAATCGAGCGGAGCCGGCGGCTTTTTCTGCATTTTCGCGGCTTGACTGGAGGGCTGGCCCATTTAAGCCTAAATTGTCGCGCACGAGCCGGTGCTCGCTGCAGCCCCCTTTACGCCCGGAGCCTGTTACGCATGTCAATGATGAAATCTCTGCACGCGAGCGCCTTTGGCCTTGCTTTCGCCTTGAGTTCGGCCGTTCCGGCCGTTCTGAGCGTGGCGCCCGCACATGCCGCCGTGCTCGCCAAGGTGAACGGCCAGGTGATCACCGATGAGGATTTGAAATTGGCCGCCCAGGATCTCGGCCAGAACATCCCGCAGCAGCTCCAAGGCAAGGCGCGCGACGCCTATATCCTCGATTATCTGATCGATGGCGATCTCGTGGCGCAGAAGGCGGAGGCGGAGAAGCTCGACCAGACTCCCGATTTTCCCAAGAAAGTCGCTTATTATCGGCAAAAGCTGCTGATGGAGGCTCTTCTCAGCAAGGTCGCCAAGCAGGCGGAGACCGAGGAGGCGATGAAAAAGGTTTATGACGCAGCGGCCAAGGCACAAAAGCCGGAGATGGAGATCCACGCGCGTCATATTCTTGTCGCAACCAAGGCTGAGGCGGAAGCCGCTCTGAAGCGGATCAAGGCCGGCGAAGATTTCGCGAAAGTGGCCAAGGAAGTGTCGAAGGATCCGGGCGCGGACGGCGGCGATCTCGGCTGGTTCACCAAGGAACGCATGGTGCCGGCTTTTGCCGCCGCAGCCTTCAAACTCAAGCCGGGCCAGGTTTCCGAGCCCGTCCAGACCCAATTCGGCTGGCATATCATCAAAGTCGAAGGCGAACGCGAGACCAAGTTCCCGCCCTTCGACAAGGTCAAGGATCAGCTCGAGCGCTATGTCGTGCAGAAGGCGCAGGCTCAGCTGATCTCCGAATTGCGCAAGGGCGCAAAGGTCGAGCGGTTTGATACGCCGGC
The window above is part of the Methylovirgula sp. HY1 genome. Proteins encoded here:
- the lptB gene encoding LPS export ABC transporter ATP-binding protein; protein product: MHANSDDFPAAKSVARDRRSGVFRWLFGLFSRRRKVATQTPPIHTDWLLDDETDSRIETAAPTHGAYRDADPVDENDLLADPGLSPASVRSQPHPARSAQSGDGWLVARQLRKNYKGRQVINDVSLMVHRGEAIALLGPNGAGKTTLFYMITGLVRPDGGTITLDDYDVTSLPMYRRARLGIGYLPQEPSIFRGLNVEDNIRAVLEITQHDRRKRAQELEALLDEFNIGRLRKSMAIALSGGERRRLEIARALAGHPSFMLLDEPFAGVDPLAVADIQDLVHHLKERGIGVLITDHNVRETLGLVDRAYIMHSGQLLTEGTPDEIVNDPEVRRLYLGADFRL
- a CDS encoding peptidylprolyl isomerase gives rise to the protein MSMMKSLHASAFGLAFALSSAVPAVLSVAPAHAAVLAKVNGQVITDEDLKLAAQDLGQNIPQQLQGKARDAYILDYLIDGDLVAQKAEAEKLDQTPDFPKKVAYYRQKLLMEALLSKVAKQAETEEAMKKVYDAAAKAQKPEMEIHARHILVATKAEAEAALKRIKAGEDFAKVAKEVSKDPGADGGDLGWFTKERMVPAFAAAAFKLKPGQVSEPVQTQFGWHIIKVEGERETKFPPFDKVKDQLERYVVQKAQAQLISELRKGAKVERFDTPATPATPAKPDASKPATPAPATKK
- a CDS encoding primosomal protein N', with the protein product MPSNGNAKHTGGGGGIADVLVPVAVDQAYSYRIPADRTLAPGDFVEVPLGTRQVIGAVWDVRPGDGGNLKSIISRCDSAALGANLRSFIDWVARWTLAPRGMVLRMSMRAPFTVAAEQPRIGIRRAGPAPTRMTPARTRVLAALEGGLAFQKSALAEAAACSSGVIDTLVDDGTLEAVALPPEPAAFPCDADFAPPALEADQAEAAMALTASVAARTFSVTLLEGVTGSGKTEVYFEAVATALREGRQALILMPEIALTAQFLNRFTARFGTRPAEWHSSVSPRKRARIWSGLASSEVKVVAGARSALFLPFADLAVIIVDEEHEAAYKQDDGVAYHARDMAVVRGRIENAAVVLASATPSIESRVNADQGRYAHLKLRARYGGNALPAIMAIDLKREAAPRGKWIAPRLVTAMNETMAAGEQALLYLNRRGYAPLTLCRACGHRFQCPNCTAWLVEHRFRRALVCHHCGHIEKRPEHCPECGEPELTACGPGVERLAEEVATLWPDARCLMLSSDFPGGTERLRRELDAIAEGACDIIIGTQLVAKGHNFPLLSLVGVIDADVSLSSGDPRAAERTFQLLQQVTGRAGRFGRAGRAFVQSWQPDHPVIRAILSGDAEKFYSEETEQRRRAGLPPFGRLAALIISGQDRALAEAHARALVKAAFSLPPNNKWKLAALGGLPSDDEITVLGPAEAPIAVIRGRHRFRLLVRAPRNADLQGFLRAMLGTAPPERGGVRVMVDVDPQNFM
- the secA gene encoding preprotein translocase subunit SecA, with product MFGTIAKKIFGSSNDRRLKTYRPKVAAINALEPETQKLTDAELRAKTDEFRAALAAGQTLDDLLVPAFATVREAAKRVLGQRHFDVQLIGGMVLHEGAIAEMRTGEGKTLVATLAAYLNALAGKGVHVITVNDYLASRDAEWMGRVYNFLGLSFGTIVHGKDDNERHEAYAADITYGTNNEFGFDYLRDNMKYELGQMVQRGHAFAIVDEVDSILVDEARTPLIISGPSDDRSDLYNSINKIIPHLRENDYEVDEKQRSVNLTEAGNEHIEELLAAAGLLDEGSLYDAINVTIVHHVNQALRAHKLFQRDKDYIVRDDEVVIIDEFTGRMMPGRRYSEGLHQALEAKEHVTVQPENVTLASITFQNYFRLYKKLAGMTGTASTEADEFAEIYNLDVVEIPTNLPVRRLDEDDEVYRTNEEKLAAIVKEIEAANAQMQPMLVGTTSIEKSEQLAEFLIDKGYRQIDFTEPAALQKLYVSARSGKPSKLFAVLNARFHEQEAYIVAEAGVPGAITVATNMAGRGTDIQLGGNVEMRVAQECANLPEGSEREALEAKIRTEIAAFRQRAIAAGGLYIIGTERHESRRIDNQLRGRSGRQGDPGRSKFFLSLKDDLMRIFGSERMDSMLVKLGLQEGEAIVHPWINKALEKAQQKVEARNFDTRKNILKYDNVMNDQRKVVFEQRREMMAEESLEDMVTDMRHDVVEDFIARGAPHEAYPEAWDVEGLTQGCERLFNLTLPFDEWAKEEGITDEALHERVLHAVDEGYAAQIEKNGAEVMRYIEKQVVLQSLDHLWREHLVTLDHLRQVIGWRGMAQLDPLNEYKSEAFELFNELIKDLREQTTEQLSHLEIAYDQGEPPPPLQAGQFEALHPPAEAMAGLAQEFNSQAFGQGFAAVPFMAPDAPAATTRQPQDPTTWGKVGRNEPCPCGSGKKYKHCHGAIS